A single region of the Acidobacteriota bacterium genome encodes:
- a CDS encoding carboxypeptidase regulatory-like domain-containing protein — MTAGLLSVASAGASVEVRGSIEGQPNGRPLEVSLVPAPSLYELLSVVLRDEPGGFHAAETTVPVSGGRFALDVAEPGVRWVRVQAGGTAPRTYLLVGPETDTLLPPLELGNTASCSLRLVEPGSAWVARGRSLRDLRFSRSWSIWPPLRQLQAGRTTSYEFEAGRSRRTVSGVQRDAVAVTIGAPGYEPKVVDCLAGTPVAVELERRSQPIADGVLRRVGLPVADAILIHADGWPAGTTDELGRYRVPAGAYQVLDTDGGLDGVELNGGIAELSASAPQPVAVTMTGVGSGRDELPAVAVVHWSSSGVPLAVNRGRPESARFLVGAGPGVSRTTVLAERFQPLRITWSERPANLSLEPLLRLRGVALDMAGDPVGGAQVVASGYGATAGPAGVSDAAGRFLLEVAEPPDRRWLVASAPGYRETRTKLSDALSRTGPEQLVVELRPVRAIVGRLVSARSGSGVPGKVALARLWVSDRFVGEASTWNLEDPSLLQFVSTDEAGRFRLDPPDQNDVRLVAAAAGHGTVRRPLPKPLPGDAGDQQLGDVVLELETVLRGRVMDDEGAPVADAAVDFGSGGSGGWLPAGSTGDGKPDATTDASGGFRIGGLVPGDVVSLRIQAAGFVTERVSPVRVDAATEAEVLDVRLRTAYELAGRVTDESTGEGVEARLRFQQTVRYGGGNTESDPDGEFVLSGFPAGAGVLTVRADGYDDLDRVLAELPRSPLDLVLRPKAEIEVPGVVVRDGAPVPGASVSIRSAVSVTDAAGRFAVRAPVGPATVECRVPGLERIKRRQVDVFANMAEITMDVTPVTVRGRVLGPDGMPVSGASVDAVLQDQDRRFLINYGRGNAQTGADGGFEFQVDPGLYSLKARTGGAEGPEVEMSVAAGDRPWVELEVPQLHLVRVRVLGLTASEAAEVVVSLRAIWEQGMLMSMTLTKPEGGTDLEPVFETEFHEREGATMMATASAAGRTRRAPIRYSPSGVADVEISFAAGGGDIEGTVTLDGWPLAGESVHVRDERRGLTWSVRSDHRGRFLIDGLRAGAEVAVAAVGQQRAIRVSDTAVHVDLEATSAAVRGRLFDGETGLPVAGMRVSAVPAQSAAFGEIAAASRRVMYTRTAEDGSFVLDGLFSAPYRLEIRPGGTSRTSEDIAGSADVDLSAGDADVALSVRVPADR; from the coding sequence TTGACGGCAGGCCTGCTGTCGGTCGCCAGTGCCGGAGCCTCGGTCGAAGTCAGAGGCTCGATCGAGGGCCAGCCGAATGGACGTCCACTGGAGGTTTCCCTGGTGCCGGCGCCATCGCTCTACGAGCTGTTGAGCGTGGTCTTGCGTGATGAACCGGGCGGCTTTCATGCGGCGGAAACGACGGTCCCGGTCTCGGGCGGTCGCTTCGCGCTGGATGTCGCCGAGCCCGGCGTCCGTTGGGTCAGAGTGCAGGCAGGCGGCACGGCGCCCAGGACCTACCTCCTCGTGGGGCCGGAGACCGACACCCTCCTGCCGCCACTTGAACTGGGCAACACGGCTTCCTGCAGCCTGAGACTGGTGGAGCCAGGGAGCGCCTGGGTGGCCAGGGGCAGGAGCCTGCGTGATCTTCGTTTCTCGCGCTCGTGGAGCATATGGCCGCCGCTGCGCCAGCTCCAGGCCGGAAGAACGACCAGCTACGAGTTCGAGGCCGGAAGGAGCAGGCGGACCGTTTCCGGTGTTCAGCGTGATGCCGTGGCGGTCACGATCGGTGCACCCGGGTACGAGCCGAAGGTCGTCGATTGCCTCGCCGGGACACCTGTCGCCGTCGAACTGGAGCGACGGAGCCAGCCGATCGCCGACGGCGTCCTGAGGCGTGTGGGCCTGCCGGTGGCCGATGCGATCCTCATTCACGCCGACGGATGGCCGGCCGGGACGACGGATGAGTTGGGGCGCTACCGGGTACCCGCGGGCGCCTATCAGGTGCTCGACACGGACGGCGGCTTGGATGGGGTCGAACTGAACGGCGGCATCGCCGAACTAAGCGCAAGCGCGCCGCAGCCTGTGGCCGTGACGATGACGGGTGTCGGCAGTGGCCGCGATGAGTTGCCGGCCGTCGCGGTGGTTCACTGGTCGTCGTCGGGTGTTCCGCTTGCTGTCAATCGCGGGCGACCGGAGAGCGCGAGGTTTCTCGTCGGCGCCGGACCCGGAGTGTCGAGAACGACCGTGTTGGCGGAGCGTTTCCAACCGCTGCGGATCACGTGGTCGGAGCGTCCGGCGAACCTGTCGTTGGAGCCCTTGCTGCGGCTCCGCGGAGTCGCCCTGGATATGGCCGGTGACCCTGTCGGGGGCGCACAGGTCGTGGCATCCGGATACGGAGCCACGGCCGGGCCTGCCGGAGTCAGCGACGCGGCCGGACGGTTTCTCCTGGAGGTCGCGGAACCCCCGGATCGGAGGTGGCTCGTGGCGAGCGCACCGGGCTACCGCGAGACACGCACGAAACTGAGCGACGCGCTGAGCCGGACAGGGCCCGAGCAGCTCGTGGTGGAGCTGAGGCCCGTCCGGGCGATCGTGGGCCGGCTCGTGTCGGCCCGGAGCGGTAGCGGCGTTCCCGGAAAGGTCGCCCTCGCGCGGCTCTGGGTTTCGGATCGGTTCGTGGGTGAAGCCTCGACGTGGAATCTGGAAGATCCATCCCTCTTGCAGTTCGTGAGCACGGATGAGGCCGGTAGGTTCCGGCTCGATCCTCCGGACCAGAACGATGTCCGGCTCGTTGCGGCCGCTGCCGGCCATGGCACGGTGCGGCGGCCGCTCCCGAAACCGCTTCCGGGCGATGCCGGGGATCAGCAGCTCGGCGACGTCGTTCTGGAGTTGGAGACCGTCCTGCGGGGCCGGGTCATGGACGACGAGGGTGCTCCGGTCGCGGACGCCGCGGTCGATTTCGGCAGTGGCGGTTCGGGAGGCTGGCTGCCGGCAGGTTCTACGGGCGATGGGAAGCCCGACGCGACGACCGACGCGAGCGGGGGCTTCCGTATCGGCGGGCTCGTGCCCGGCGATGTCGTCTCGTTGCGGATCCAGGCGGCCGGCTTCGTGACCGAGCGCGTGTCGCCGGTACGGGTGGATGCCGCGACGGAAGCGGAAGTGCTCGACGTCCGGCTCCGTACCGCCTACGAGTTGGCCGGGCGCGTAACGGACGAGTCGACCGGCGAGGGCGTCGAGGCGCGGTTGCGGTTTCAGCAGACGGTTCGCTACGGTGGCGGCAACACCGAATCCGATCCGGATGGAGAGTTCGTGTTGAGCGGCTTTCCGGCGGGCGCGGGCGTCCTCACAGTGCGCGCTGACGGCTACGACGACCTCGACCGCGTCCTGGCTGAGCTCCCGCGAAGCCCCCTCGATCTGGTCCTCCGACCGAAGGCGGAGATCGAAGTGCCGGGCGTCGTGGTCCGGGACGGAGCACCGGTACCCGGCGCCTCGGTCTCCATTCGCTCGGCGGTGTCTGTCACGGATGCTGCGGGTCGGTTCGCCGTCAGGGCACCTGTGGGACCGGCGACTGTCGAGTGCCGGGTGCCCGGCCTGGAGCGGATCAAGCGGCGGCAGGTCGACGTGTTCGCGAACATGGCTGAGATCACGATGGACGTCACTCCGGTGACCGTGCGAGGCCGGGTCTTGGGACCGGACGGGATGCCCGTGTCGGGCGCCTCCGTGGATGCGGTCCTCCAGGACCAGGACCGTCGGTTCCTCATCAACTACGGCAGGGGAAACGCGCAGACCGGGGCGGACGGCGGCTTTGAGTTCCAGGTCGATCCGGGCCTCTACTCCCTGAAGGCGCGTACGGGCGGCGCGGAGGGTCCTGAGGTCGAGATGTCCGTAGCGGCCGGGGACCGGCCGTGGGTCGAGCTCGAGGTGCCCCAGCTCCATCTCGTGAGAGTCAGGGTTCTGGGCCTGACGGCCTCCGAGGCAGCCGAGGTCGTCGTGAGCCTGAGGGCGATCTGGGAACAGGGAATGTTGATGAGCATGACCCTGACCAAACCCGAGGGGGGAACCGATCTCGAGCCGGTGTTCGAAACCGAGTTCCACGAGCGTGAGGGCGCCACGATGATGGCTACGGCTTCGGCGGCGGGGCGCACTCGCCGGGCGCCGATTCGGTACTCGCCGAGTGGTGTTGCCGATGTGGAGATCTCGTTCGCGGCCGGCGGCGGCGACATCGAGGGCACCGTGACGCTCGACGGGTGGCCTCTTGCCGGTGAGTCGGTTCACGTCCGTGACGAACGCCGCGGGCTGACCTGGAGCGTTCGCAGCGATCACCGCGGGCGCTTTCTGATCGACGGGCTGCGTGCCGGCGCCGAGGTCGCCGTCGCGGCGGTCGGGCAGCAACGGGCGATTCGCGTAAGCGATACGGCCGTCCACGTCGATCTGGAGGCGACCAGCGCCGCGGTGCGAGGCCGGCTGTTCGATGGCGAGACCGGCTTGCCCGTCGCGGGGATGCGGGTCTCCGCGGTTCCGGCGCAGAGTGCGGCTTTCGGCGAGATCGCAGCGGCGTCGAGACGCGTCATGTACACCCGCACAGCCGAGGACGGTTCCTTCGTGCTCGATGGCCTGTTCTCGGCTCCCTACCGGCTGGAGATCCGGCCGGGCGGCACCAGCCGAACATCGGAAGACATTGCCGGGTCGGCGGACGTGGACCTCAGTGCTGGCGACGCGGACGTCGCACTGTCAGTGCGGGTACCGGCGGATCGGTAG
- the galE gene encoding UDP-glucose 4-epimerase GalE, with protein MAERVLVTGGAGFIGSHTCVELLAAGWDVTVIDDLSNSSPEALRRVEELAGRRLRFVEGDVLDEIALARAFGEVGCTAVIHFAAKKAVAESCADPLGYYRTNVTGTISLLTAMRRHGVRRLVFSSSATVYGDPGPGACPLAESAPLRPSNPYGHTKVCVERMLRDLAASEEGWRILSLRYFNPAGAHPSGLIGEDPRGVPENLLPSAMQAAAGRLPQLRVFGTDYPTRDGTAIRDYLHVVDVATGHLGALDHLPAIEGCAEYNLGTGRGVTVFEVLEAVRRASGHELSTVVESRRPGDATEVWADPSLAERELGWTAERGLDEICVDAWRWQRTNPEGYGS; from the coding sequence ATGGCGGAGCGGGTTCTGGTCACAGGCGGAGCCGGCTTCATCGGCAGTCACACCTGCGTCGAGCTGCTGGCTGCGGGCTGGGACGTGACGGTCATCGACGACCTCTCGAACAGCTCGCCGGAGGCGCTGCGGCGGGTCGAGGAACTGGCCGGACGGAGATTGCGCTTCGTCGAAGGAGATGTTCTCGACGAAATCGCCCTTGCGCGCGCGTTCGGCGAGGTCGGCTGCACGGCGGTCATTCATTTCGCAGCGAAGAAGGCGGTGGCCGAGTCCTGCGCCGACCCGCTCGGCTACTACCGGACGAACGTGACGGGCACGATCAGTCTGCTGACGGCGATGCGTCGTCACGGTGTCCGGCGCCTCGTCTTCTCGTCTTCCGCGACGGTTTACGGCGACCCGGGTCCGGGCGCTTGCCCGCTGGCCGAGAGCGCGCCGCTCAGGCCGTCGAATCCCTACGGCCACACCAAGGTCTGCGTTGAGCGGATGCTGCGCGATCTCGCTGCCTCGGAGGAGGGTTGGCGAATCCTCTCGCTGCGCTACTTCAACCCGGCCGGGGCCCACCCGAGCGGCCTGATCGGCGAGGATCCGCGAGGCGTGCCCGAGAACCTGCTGCCGAGCGCCATGCAGGCCGCCGCCGGCCGGCTGCCGCAGCTACGGGTGTTCGGGACGGACTATCCGACCCGGGACGGCACGGCCATCAGGGACTATCTCCACGTCGTCGACGTAGCGACGGGGCACCTTGGGGCCCTTGACCACCTGCCGGCGATCGAAGGCTGCGCGGAGTACAACCTGGGAACCGGGCGCGGAGTGACGGTCTTCGAAGTGCTCGAGGCCGTGCGGCGGGCTAGTGGCCACGAGCTCTCGACCGTTGTCGAGAGCAGGCGGCCGGGGGACGCAACGGAAGTCTGGGCCGACCCGTCGCTTGCGGAGCGAGAACTCGGCTGGACCGCTGAGCGTGGCCTGGACGAGATCTGCGTCGACGCCTGGCGCTGGCAGAGAACGAATCCCGAGGGCTACGGGAGTTGA
- a CDS encoding DsbA family protein: MSGDCKPAAGDAPLEVFVYYDFASSLSYVAHRVLARIDEPLAAERVDLRWKAIDLTGVGNFQRGRLLDPARRQSLLRVAAALDVDFDPPEYWLDSRLAGEVAVVLDERIDRGLDPAIEREWRAAAFEAYYERRSEIEDLLRDFGRRTPFPLGAAADLAAGRRLTEVTRSAVAAGVEGVPTLMLDVFPLCGIHDEETMLGMIRRYARRRRRLKADAAVGVN, from the coding sequence TTGAGCGGAGACTGCAAACCGGCAGCCGGAGATGCGCCGCTCGAGGTCTTCGTCTACTACGACTTCGCATCCAGCCTGAGCTACGTGGCGCACCGGGTGCTGGCGCGGATCGACGAACCGCTCGCGGCGGAGCGCGTCGACCTGCGGTGGAAGGCGATCGATCTGACCGGCGTGGGGAACTTCCAGCGCGGCCGGCTGCTTGACCCGGCGCGACGGCAGAGTCTCCTGAGGGTGGCGGCGGCGCTGGACGTGGACTTCGATCCACCCGAGTACTGGCTCGATTCGCGCCTTGCCGGCGAGGTCGCGGTGGTCCTGGACGAGCGAATCGACCGCGGACTCGACCCGGCGATCGAACGGGAATGGCGGGCTGCCGCGTTCGAGGCGTACTACGAACGGCGGAGCGAGATCGAAGACCTGCTGCGGGACTTCGGGCGCCGCACCCCCTTTCCGCTCGGCGCCGCCGCCGATCTCGCGGCCGGCCGGCGGCTGACCGAGGTGACGCGGAGCGCGGTGGCGGCCGGGGTCGAGGGCGTGCCGACCCTGATGCTCGACGTCTTCCCGCTGTGCGGTATCCACGACGAGGAGACGATGCTGGGGATGATCCGGCGCTACGCTCGCCGGCGCCGGCGGCTGAAGGCGGACGCGGCGGTCGGGGTGAACTGA
- a CDS encoding CRTAC1 family protein has protein sequence MTFVDVTAETGLDFVHATGSAGTFPMPAIMGGGVAAFDADGDGLLDLYFPNAGSDIAGEPGSNRLYLQNPRGRFVDATAGSGLDDPGYGMGAAVADIDNDGDLDLYVTNLGPDVLYRNEGGGRFVDATDSFGVATPGWSTSAVFFDADLDGWLDLYVARYVQWHEARECQVQGGRVDYCGPQQFEGEADVFYRNEAGRRFVDRSRDAGVSLIEDAGLGVAAADLDDDGLADVYVANDADPNQLWINRGDGIFEDDAVLLGAAYNRFGVGEAGMGIALGDIDGDRDLDLFLSHLIEETNTLYVNLGGTPGATDGFEDRAAEAGLAAPSTPYTGFGTAFFDADNDGDLDLAVVNGAVKRRPEVLSERDDWFWRGYAEPNLLMLGDGAGVFADASAASGDFGTALDVSRGLVPFDLEGDGDLDLLVSNLEGPARVYRNETIAEGETAGATGAGWVRLRVIDPELRRTAIGASVVARIDGRPLRRLVLPLGGYLTGGEAPVHIGLGDATAVERFEVTWPGGALETFDGAASGSEVTLLRGEGR, from the coding sequence GTGACGTTCGTTGACGTGACGGCCGAAACCGGCCTCGACTTCGTCCACGCTACGGGCTCGGCTGGGACGTTTCCCATGCCGGCGATCATGGGCGGCGGCGTCGCGGCGTTCGACGCCGACGGCGACGGCCTGCTGGACCTCTACTTTCCTAACGCGGGCAGCGACATCGCCGGCGAGCCTGGGAGCAACCGCTTGTACCTGCAGAACCCGCGCGGCCGTTTCGTAGACGCGACGGCGGGTTCCGGGCTCGACGACCCGGGCTACGGCATGGGCGCCGCGGTCGCGGACATCGACAACGACGGCGACCTCGACCTGTACGTGACGAACCTGGGCCCCGACGTGCTCTACCGGAACGAGGGCGGCGGCCGCTTCGTCGACGCCACCGACTCGTTCGGCGTCGCAACGCCCGGCTGGTCGACCTCGGCGGTGTTCTTCGACGCGGACCTCGACGGCTGGCTCGACCTGTACGTCGCCCGCTACGTCCAGTGGCACGAGGCGCGCGAGTGCCAGGTCCAGGGTGGGCGGGTCGATTACTGCGGCCCGCAGCAGTTCGAGGGCGAGGCCGACGTCTTCTACCGGAACGAGGCCGGCCGGCGCTTCGTCGACCGCAGCCGGGACGCCGGTGTTTCGCTGATCGAGGACGCCGGCCTGGGCGTCGCCGCTGCCGATCTCGACGACGACGGACTGGCCGATGTCTACGTCGCAAACGACGCCGACCCGAACCAGCTCTGGATCAACCGGGGCGACGGGATCTTCGAGGACGACGCGGTGCTGCTCGGTGCGGCCTACAATCGGTTCGGTGTAGGCGAGGCGGGAATGGGCATAGCACTGGGCGACATCGACGGCGACCGGGACCTCGACCTGTTCCTGAGTCACCTGATCGAGGAGACGAACACGCTGTACGTGAACCTGGGCGGAACGCCGGGGGCGACGGATGGCTTCGAGGACCGGGCCGCCGAGGCCGGCCTGGCGGCGCCAAGCACGCCGTACACGGGCTTTGGCACCGCTTTCTTCGACGCCGACAACGACGGGGATCTGGATCTGGCCGTGGTCAACGGAGCGGTCAAGCGGCGCCCGGAGGTGCTGTCGGAACGAGACGACTGGTTCTGGCGCGGCTACGCCGAGCCGAACCTGCTGATGCTCGGCGACGGCGCCGGCGTCTTCGCCGACGCCAGCGCCGCTTCCGGCGACTTCGGGACGGCGCTCGACGTGAGCCGCGGCCTCGTCCCCTTCGATCTGGAAGGCGACGGCGATCTGGATCTGCTGGTCAGCAACCTGGAGGGTCCGGCGCGCGTCTACCGCAACGAGACGATCGCGGAAGGCGAGACGGCGGGCGCAACCGGGGCCGGCTGGGTGCGGCTACGAGTGATCGACCCCGAACTGCGTCGCACGGCGATCGGCGCCTCGGTCGTAGCCAGGATCGACGGCCGTCCGCTCCGGCGCCTCGTACTGCCGCTCGGCGGCTACCTGACCGGCGGCGAAGCGCCAGTCCACATCGGCCTCGGCGACGCGACCGCCGTCGAGCGCTTCGAGGTGACCTGGCCCGGCGGCGCGCTCGAGACCTTTGACGGCGCCGCCAGCGGCAGCGAAGTGACTCTCCTCCGCGGAGAAGGCCGATGA
- a CDS encoding tetratricopeptide repeat protein — MRRFAALSVFVAAAAGGSELPAPDLTAVEPRVRTAIEKELATAAREPDSPSTWGRLAMALHAHQFDDEAAAAYTEAARLAPGDFRWIYLRANVEEASDPVAATALYRRAVEIDPNYAPAHIRLASALEKIGFATDADAHYQQAARLEPDNAVAHLGLGRLALAGGDVDQATRHLERAYELSPETQAIVAMLSRARHRAGDRDGARRLAQAARDLPPLLHQRDPRRAQVDLLAVDSESFLRRSKTYRETGQLQASLGELRRLIELEPGNAQAHFAAAGVHDRMNRPREAAAAARRALELDPDLAGGQAVLAGALFKLGQFGEAAAEAERVLAEDPADIHMLLVTTMLAMRENDVARALERLDRAAGVGASEPRMRELMIQLQLELADALGGAGLYDDAARRIEQVVETLERAGADDGELQVHRRLLARYRERARG; from the coding sequence ATGAGGAGGTTTGCCGCGCTCAGTGTCTTCGTCGCCGCCGCTGCGGGCGGCAGTGAGCTCCCAGCGCCTGACCTCACCGCCGTCGAACCCCGCGTACGCACGGCCATCGAGAAGGAACTCGCCACCGCGGCCCGCGAACCCGACTCGCCCTCCACCTGGGGCCGGCTCGCCATGGCCCTGCATGCTCACCAGTTCGACGACGAGGCCGCGGCCGCTTACACCGAGGCCGCGCGGCTGGCGCCCGGCGACTTTCGCTGGATCTACCTGCGAGCGAACGTCGAAGAGGCGAGCGATCCGGTCGCGGCGACGGCGCTCTACCGTCGGGCCGTCGAAATCGACCCCAACTACGCGCCGGCCCACATCCGGCTCGCTTCTGCTCTGGAGAAGATCGGCTTCGCCACGGACGCGGACGCCCACTACCAGCAGGCTGCACGTCTCGAGCCCGACAACGCGGTGGCCCATCTCGGCCTCGGCCGGCTCGCCCTCGCCGGCGGCGACGTCGATCAGGCCACGCGGCACCTCGAACGGGCATACGAACTGAGCCCCGAGACCCAGGCGATCGTCGCCATGCTGTCGCGCGCCCGGCACCGTGCAGGCGACCGCGACGGGGCGAGGCGTCTCGCCCAGGCGGCGCGGGACCTGCCGCCGTTGCTCCACCAGCGCGACCCGCGCCGGGCCCAGGTCGACCTGCTGGCCGTCGACTCGGAGAGCTTCCTGCGGCGGAGCAAGACCTACCGGGAGACTGGGCAGTTGCAGGCTTCGCTCGGGGAACTCCGGCGCCTGATCGAACTGGAGCCCGGCAACGCGCAGGCGCACTTCGCGGCGGCCGGCGTCCATGATCGGATGAACCGCCCACGGGAAGCGGCCGCGGCCGCCCGCCGCGCGCTCGAACTCGATCCCGATCTGGCGGGTGGGCAGGCCGTGCTGGCGGGCGCCCTGTTCAAGCTCGGACAGTTCGGGGAGGCGGCCGCCGAGGCCGAGCGCGTCCTTGCCGAAGACCCGGCCGACATCCACATGCTGCTCGTCACGACGATGCTGGCGATGCGGGAGAACGACGTGGCGCGGGCTCTCGAGCGGCTCGACCGAGCGGCCGGGGTCGGCGCCTCCGAACCGCGGATGCGGGAACTGATGATTCAGCTCCAGCTCGAACTGGCGGACGCCCTGGGTGGCGCCGGCCTCTACGACGACGCGGCCCGCCGGATCGAACAGGTGGTCGAGACGCTCGAACGGGCCGGCGCCGACGACGGCGAGCTGCAGGTACACCGGCGGCTGCTCGCCCGGTATCGCGAGAGGGCACGCGGATGA
- the gltX gene encoding glutamate--tRNA ligase, whose product MSAPGPETAVPVRVRVAPSPTGDPHVGTAYQALVNLAFARSRGGVFVLRIEDTDRARSSRESEAAILDALRWLGLDWDEGPYRQSERLELYRSEVDRLLADGSAYRCFCTRERLDEMRRENRAQQRFPGYDRRCRDLPVAESERRAAAGEPHTIRLAMPTEGECVMRDRLRGEIRREWELIDDQVILKADGYPTYHLACVVDDHAMGITHVIRGEEWINSLPKHLRLYEALGHEPPTFCHLPLLRNNDANRSKLSKRRNPTSITWFRDAGFLPEALLNFLGLMVSSRAEGEEKFSLDQLVDGFRLDDISLGGPVFDLDKLRWLNARYLREDYDADGLADLVREWSMGRERLSAIAALAQPRLETLGDWGRLTNFLFVDAPAVESEKLAVKGLEEAQVAEAFQFMLWTLEREQDFTADVIQGHFRRLSEALGLSLRNLTRPFYVAMSGETASLPLFQSMEILGPDLVRARIRRAIEALGGISGKRMKKLQKRFEALAG is encoded by the coding sequence ATGAGCGCGCCGGGACCGGAGACCGCAGTGCCGGTACGGGTCCGGGTGGCGCCGTCGCCGACCGGCGACCCCCACGTCGGCACCGCGTATCAGGCGCTCGTGAACCTGGCCTTCGCGCGCAGCCGCGGCGGCGTGTTCGTACTGCGGATCGAGGACACGGACCGCGCCCGCTCGAGCCGCGAGTCGGAGGCGGCGATCCTCGACGCCCTGCGCTGGCTGGGCCTGGACTGGGACGAGGGCCCGTACCGGCAGAGCGAGCGGCTGGAGTTGTACCGCTCGGAGGTCGACCGTCTGCTCGCGGACGGCAGCGCCTACCGCTGCTTTTGCACCCGGGAGCGGCTCGACGAGATGCGCCGGGAGAACCGCGCGCAGCAGCGTTTCCCGGGCTACGACCGCCGGTGCCGGGACCTGCCGGTCGCCGAGTCCGAGCGCCGAGCGGCCGCGGGAGAGCCCCACACGATCCGCCTGGCCATGCCGACCGAGGGCGAATGCGTCATGCGGGACCGGCTACGCGGCGAGATCCGCCGCGAGTGGGAGCTGATCGACGACCAGGTGATCCTCAAGGCCGACGGCTATCCCACCTATCACCTCGCGTGCGTCGTCGACGACCACGCGATGGGGATCACCCACGTGATCCGCGGCGAGGAGTGGATCAACTCGCTGCCCAAGCACCTGCGGCTATACGAGGCACTGGGCCACGAACCGCCGACCTTCTGCCACCTGCCGCTCCTGCGGAACAACGACGCGAACCGGTCGAAGCTCTCCAAGCGGCGCAACCCGACCTCCATCACCTGGTTCCGGGACGCCGGTTTCCTGCCGGAGGCGCTGCTCAACTTCCTGGGGCTCATGGTGTCGAGCCGGGCCGAGGGCGAGGAGAAGTTCAGCCTGGACCAGCTCGTGGACGGTTTCCGCCTGGACGACATCTCGCTCGGCGGCCCCGTCTTCGACCTCGACAAGCTGCGCTGGCTGAACGCCCGCTACCTGCGCGAGGACTATGACGCCGACGGCCTGGCGGACCTCGTGCGGGAATGGTCGATGGGGCGGGAACGGCTTTCCGCGATCGCCGCCCTCGCGCAGCCTCGCCTGGAGACGCTCGGCGACTGGGGCCGGCTGACGAACTTCCTGTTCGTCGACGCGCCGGCCGTCGAGTCGGAGAAGCTGGCGGTCAAGGGTCTCGAAGAGGCTCAGGTCGCCGAGGCGTTTCAGTTCATGCTGTGGACGCTGGAGCGCGAGCAGGACTTCACTGCCGACGTCATCCAGGGCCACTTTCGGCGTCTGTCCGAAGCGCTTGGACTCAGCCTGCGCAACCTGACGCGCCCCTTCTACGTCGCCATGTCCGGCGAGACGGCCTCGCTGCCCCTGTTCCAGTCGATGGAGATCCTCGGTCCGGACCTGGTGCGCGCCCGCATTCGCCGCGCCATCGAGGCGCTGGGCGGCATCTCCGGCAAGCGAATGAAGAAGCTGCAGAAGCGGTTCGAGGCGCTAGCGGGCTGA